One window from the genome of Asterias rubens chromosome 11, eAstRub1.3, whole genome shotgun sequence encodes:
- the LOC117297081 gene encoding uncharacterized protein LOC117297081, translated as MSLLQFVCVFLLVCGAWRAPAGVAAAERGIEERNVEDKMIALTDKLIDTLANGHVDESVNMFDPEAIISDEGYPPAIGKEAIHKVGEIIAAKVGRVEKLYLDVAPLEEGAAFVYVLLGQKLYNHENELFNDRKALIIWRNTDDGYMVYRLMSNSNV; from the exons ATGTCTCTATTACAATTCGTGTGTGTGTTTCTGCTCGTTTGTGGCGCATGGCGTGCACCGGCAGGCGTGGCTGCAGCTGAGCGTGGCATTGAAGAACGAAACGTCGAAG ATAAGATGATAGCCTTGACCGACAAGTTAATCGACACCCTGGCAAACGGTCATGTGGATGAATCGGTGAATATGTTTGATCCGGAAGCTATTATCTCGGATGAGGGTTATCCTCCAGCTATCGGAAAGGAAG CTATCCATAAGGTAGGAGAAATTATAGCCGCTAAAGTCGGCAGGGTGGAGAAACTCTACCTTGACGTGGCACCACTCGAGGAAGGGGCAGCCTTTGTCTACGTACTTCTTGGTCAAAAATTGTACAATCACGAGAACGAACTGTTTAATGACAGAAA AGCGCTGATCATCTGGCGGAATACCGACGACGGTTACATGGTCTACCGACTGATGTCCAACTCAAACGTCTAA